A single window of Agromyces aureus DNA harbors:
- the rpe gene encoding ribulose-phosphate 3-epimerase yields MTTRINPSILAADFVNLESELARIASADLVHVDVMDNHFVPNLTFGPQMVGRLQDVSPIPLDVHLMISDVDRWAPGYAELGAYSVTFHAEATDEPVRLARRLREIGARAGIALKPGTDAAPYLDLLPEFDQVLVMTVEPGFGGQSFMRETMPKLSRVADAVRAAGLDVWLQVDGGISLDTIGIAAEAGADTFVAGSAVFGAEVPAERIAALRDLAATHRHGAQPGTGSLKS; encoded by the coding sequence ATGACGACGCGGATCAACCCGAGCATCCTCGCTGCCGACTTCGTGAACCTCGAGTCCGAGCTCGCGCGCATCGCGAGCGCCGACCTCGTGCACGTCGACGTCATGGACAACCACTTCGTGCCGAACCTGACCTTCGGCCCGCAGATGGTGGGTCGGCTGCAGGACGTCAGCCCGATCCCGCTCGACGTGCACCTCATGATCTCGGATGTCGACCGCTGGGCTCCGGGTTACGCCGAACTGGGTGCGTACTCGGTGACCTTCCACGCCGAGGCGACCGACGAGCCGGTGCGGCTGGCACGGCGCCTCCGCGAGATCGGCGCACGGGCGGGCATCGCCCTGAAGCCCGGAACGGATGCCGCGCCCTACCTCGACCTGCTGCCCGAGTTCGACCAGGTGCTCGTCATGACGGTCGAGCCCGGGTTCGGCGGCCAGTCGTTCATGCGCGAGACGATGCCCAAGCTCAGCCGAGTGGCCGATGCCGTGCGCGCGGCCGGACTCGACGTCTGGCTGCAGGTCGACGGCGGCATCTCCCTCGACACGATCGGCATCGCCGCCGAGGCGGGCGCCGACACCTTCGTCGCCGGCTCGGCGGTCTTCGGGGCCGAGGTGCCGGCCGAGCGCATCGCGGCGCTCCGCGACCTCGCGGCGACACATCGGCATGGGGCGCAGCCGGGCACCGGTAGTCTGAAGTCGTGA
- a CDS encoding phosphoribosyl-ATP diphosphatase yields MKTFDELFVELSEKARTRPEGSGTVRELDAGVHAIGKKIVEEAAEVWMAAEYQTDDEAAEEISQLLYHLQVLMLAKGLSPADVYRHL; encoded by the coding sequence GTGAAGACATTCGACGAACTCTTCGTCGAGCTCAGCGAGAAGGCCCGCACCCGCCCAGAGGGTTCCGGCACGGTGCGCGAGCTCGATGCGGGCGTGCACGCCATCGGAAAGAAGATCGTCGAGGAAGCGGCCGAGGTGTGGATGGCCGCCGAGTACCAGACCGATGACGAGGCTGCTGAGGAGATCTCGCAGCTGCTCTACCACCTGCAGGTGCTGATGCTCGCGAAGGGCCTCTCACCCGCCGACGTGTACCGACATCTCTGA
- the hisG gene encoding ATP phosphoribosyltransferase — protein MTDSPVLLRIAVPNKGSLSETAADMLAEAGYSGRRDTKELHVVDARNGVEFFYLRPRDIATYVGSGALDVGITGRDLLIDSGSVATETAELEFARSTFRFAGHADRFRELSDLQGVRVATSYAGLVGKFLADAGVDATLVPLDGAVESAVRLGVADAIADVVETGTTLRKAGLSIFGPVILESSAVLVSSPNEQPGTATLVRRLQGVLVARRYVLLDYDVPLTHLERATAAAPGFESPTVSPLHDPEWVAVRVMIPRVDMNHVMDELYAIGARAILVSAIHAARL, from the coding sequence ATGACCGATTCACCAGTGCTCCTGCGCATCGCCGTGCCCAACAAGGGCTCGCTCTCCGAGACCGCCGCCGACATGCTCGCCGAGGCGGGCTACAGCGGCCGTCGCGACACGAAGGAACTCCACGTCGTCGATGCCCGCAACGGCGTCGAATTCTTCTACCTCCGGCCCCGTGACATCGCGACCTACGTCGGGTCGGGCGCGCTCGACGTCGGCATCACCGGACGCGATCTCCTGATCGACTCCGGTTCGGTCGCGACCGAGACCGCCGAGCTCGAGTTCGCGCGATCGACCTTCCGGTTCGCCGGGCACGCCGACCGATTCCGCGAACTGTCCGACCTGCAGGGCGTGCGCGTGGCCACGAGCTATGCCGGCCTGGTCGGCAAGTTCCTCGCCGACGCGGGCGTCGATGCCACGCTCGTGCCGCTCGACGGGGCCGTCGAATCGGCGGTCCGCCTGGGCGTCGCCGATGCGATCGCCGACGTCGTCGAGACCGGCACGACGCTCCGCAAGGCCGGCCTGTCGATCTTCGGCCCGGTGATCCTCGAGTCCAGCGCCGTGCTGGTGAGCTCGCCGAACGAGCAGCCCGGCACGGCGACCCTCGTGCGACGCCTGCAGGGCGTGCTCGTCGCGCGCCGCTACGTGCTGCTCGACTACGACGTGCCCCTCACCCACCTCGAGCGCGCGACGGCTGCGGCACCCGGGTTCGAGTCGCCGACCGTGTCGCCGCTGCACGACCCCGAGTGGGTGGCGGTGCGCGTCATGATCCCGCGCGTCGACATGAACCACGTCATGGACGAGCTCTACGCGATCGGTGCGCGCGCGATCCTCGTCAGCGCGATCCACGCTGCGCGGTTGTGA
- the hisF gene encoding imidazole glycerol phosphate synthase subunit HisF codes for MSLAIRVIPCLDVAAGRVVKGVNFENLRDAGDPVELAARYGEQGADELTFLDVTATVDDRSTTYDMVQRVAEQVFIPLTVGGGIRSNDDVARLLGHGADKVGVNSAAIARPALIGEIADRFGAQVLVLSLDVKRSERTESGFVVTTHGGRTETDFDALWWARTAIELGAGELLVNSIDADGTKAGFDLELVALMHEVSSVPVIASGGAGAVEHFAPAVAVGADAVLAASVFHNAELTIGEVKAALAADGRIVR; via the coding sequence ATGTCGCTCGCGATCCGTGTGATCCCGTGCCTCGACGTCGCGGCGGGCCGCGTCGTCAAGGGCGTCAACTTCGAGAACCTCCGCGACGCCGGCGACCCCGTCGAACTCGCGGCCCGTTACGGCGAGCAGGGAGCCGACGAGCTCACCTTCCTCGACGTCACGGCCACGGTCGACGATCGATCGACCACGTACGACATGGTGCAGCGCGTCGCCGAGCAGGTGTTCATCCCGCTCACAGTGGGCGGCGGCATCCGCTCGAACGACGATGTCGCGCGACTGCTCGGCCACGGCGCCGACAAGGTCGGCGTCAACAGCGCCGCGATCGCCCGACCCGCGCTCATCGGTGAGATCGCCGACCGCTTCGGCGCGCAGGTGCTCGTGCTCTCGCTCGATGTGAAGCGCTCGGAGCGCACCGAATCGGGCTTCGTCGTCACGACCCACGGCGGTCGTACCGAGACCGACTTCGACGCGCTCTGGTGGGCGCGAACGGCGATCGAGCTCGGCGCGGGCGAGTTGCTGGTCAACTCGATCGATGCCGACGGCACGAAGGCCGGATTCGACCTCGAGCTCGTCGCCCTCATGCACGAGGTCTCGAGCGTGCCCGTCATCGCCTCAGGGGGCGCCGGAGCGGTCGAGCACTTCGCACCGGCCGTCGCGGTCGGCGCCGATGCGGTGCTCGCGGCATCCGTGTTCCACAATGCCGAGCTGACCATCGGCGAGGTGAAGGCCGCACTCGCGGCAGACGGAAGGATCGTGCGATGA
- the hisI gene encoding phosphoribosyl-AMP cyclohydrolase, with protein sequence MSDAVEGALDRATFNADGLLPAVIQQEGTGEVLMLGWMDREAMRRTLTEGRVTFWSRSRQEYWRKGDTSGHAQYVRAAALDCDADTLLVTVEQIGVACHTGTRTCFVGDPLEVVQGFPPAD encoded by the coding sequence ATGAGCGACGCTGTCGAAGGCGCACTCGACCGGGCGACGTTCAACGCCGACGGGCTGCTGCCCGCGGTCATCCAGCAAGAGGGCACCGGCGAGGTGCTCATGCTCGGGTGGATGGACCGCGAGGCGATGCGCCGCACCCTCACCGAGGGGCGCGTGACGTTCTGGTCCCGGTCGCGTCAGGAGTACTGGCGCAAGGGCGACACGTCGGGCCACGCGCAGTACGTGCGCGCGGCCGCGCTCGATTGCGATGCCGACACGCTGCTCGTGACCGTCGAGCAGATCGGCGTCGCGTGCCACACCGGCACCCGCACGTGTTTCGTGGGCGACCCGCTCGAGGTCGTCCAGGGCTTCCCGCCCGCCGACTGA
- a CDS encoding anthranilate synthase component I — MPATTTFDEFQALLPGRRVVPVVRQLFADGETPVGIYRKLARDRPGTFLLESAEQGGIWSRYSFVGVSSYGVLAEHDGRVQWNDHGLGLDAARALGEAAALEPLAALESLYERWRSDDVPGAPPLTGGLVGFIGWEAIRQIEHLPNRPPADFEMPGQAFCFVAELAVIDHRTGTVQLVASVLNDGVDEPDAMWVGAQERLDRMQRDLARPSEAHLAIIDLDVSSTPTHRTEQAEFLAAVERSREYIREGDVFQVVVSQRFDHEVVADPIDVYRVLRTLNPSPYMYFLHVSDAAGEPIHIVGSSPEALVKVQQGRVFTHPIAGSKPRGSTPEADAEFEAELVADPKEQAEHLMLVDLARNDLAKVCRAGSVEVTEFMRVERFSHIMHLVSSVEGDLAPKANAVDVFRATFPAGTLSGAPKPRALEIIDELEPAQRGLYGGVVGYFGFGGDADLAIAIRTATISGGVARVQAGAGLVADSVAESEFEESRNKAAAPLRAVAIANALRSIP, encoded by the coding sequence GTGCCAGCCACCACCACGTTCGACGAGTTCCAGGCCCTGCTGCCCGGTCGGCGCGTCGTGCCCGTCGTCCGGCAGCTCTTCGCCGACGGAGAGACGCCGGTCGGCATCTACCGCAAGCTCGCACGCGACCGCCCTGGCACGTTCCTGCTGGAGTCCGCCGAGCAGGGCGGCATCTGGTCGCGGTACTCGTTCGTCGGGGTCTCGTCCTACGGCGTCCTCGCCGAGCACGACGGGCGCGTGCAGTGGAACGACCACGGCCTCGGACTCGACGCCGCCCGCGCGCTCGGCGAGGCCGCCGCGCTCGAGCCGCTCGCCGCACTCGAATCGCTGTACGAGCGCTGGCGCTCAGACGACGTGCCCGGTGCACCGCCCCTCACGGGCGGGCTGGTCGGGTTCATCGGCTGGGAGGCGATCCGCCAGATCGAGCACCTGCCGAACCGGCCGCCGGCCGACTTCGAGATGCCCGGCCAGGCGTTCTGCTTCGTCGCCGAGCTCGCGGTCATCGATCACCGCACGGGCACCGTGCAGCTCGTGGCATCCGTGCTCAACGACGGCGTCGACGAGCCCGACGCCATGTGGGTCGGCGCGCAGGAGCGGCTCGACCGCATGCAGCGCGATCTCGCGCGACCCTCCGAGGCGCACCTCGCGATCATCGACCTCGACGTCTCGTCGACGCCGACGCATCGCACCGAGCAGGCCGAGTTCCTGGCCGCGGTCGAGCGCTCGCGCGAGTACATCCGCGAGGGCGACGTCTTCCAGGTCGTCGTCTCGCAGCGGTTCGACCACGAGGTCGTGGCCGATCCCATCGACGTCTACCGGGTGCTCCGCACGCTGAACCCGAGTCCGTACATGTACTTCCTGCACGTGTCGGATGCCGCGGGCGAGCCGATCCACATCGTCGGGTCCTCGCCCGAGGCGCTCGTCAAGGTGCAGCAGGGGCGCGTGTTCACGCACCCCATCGCCGGGTCGAAGCCGCGCGGGTCGACGCCGGAGGCCGACGCCGAGTTCGAGGCCGAGCTGGTCGCAGACCCCAAGGAGCAGGCCGAGCACCTCATGCTCGTCGACCTCGCGCGCAACGACCTCGCCAAGGTGTGCCGAGCCGGTTCGGTCGAGGTGACCGAGTTCATGCGAGTCGAGCGGTTCAGCCACATCATGCACCTGGTGTCCTCGGTCGAGGGCGACCTCGCGCCGAAGGCGAACGCCGTCGACGTGTTCCGGGCCACCTTCCCGGCCGGCACCCTCTCGGGCGCGCCGAAACCGCGCGCGCTCGAGATCATCGACGAGCTCGAGCCCGCCCAGCGCGGTCTCTACGGCGGTGTCGTCGGCTACTTCGGCTTCGGCGGTGACGCCGACCTCGCGATCGCCATCCGCACCGCCACGATCAGCGGGGGAGTCGCTCGCGTGCAGGCCGGCGCCGGCCTCGTGGCCGACTCGGTCGCCGAGTCGGAGTTCGAGGAATCGCGCAACAAGGCCGCCGCGCCACTGCGGGCCGTCGCGATCGCGAACGCCCTTCGGAGCATCCCGTGA
- a CDS encoding Trp biosynthesis-associated membrane protein gives MSGSRLKSLTLLVALVGAGLALLAWSQTWFELRIVDPVTQGGGEPIEVGGGVASPALAALGLAGLAMVAALAIAGPFIRVVLAVIQALLGGSIVLASGLAIGDPVKAVAPSVTDATGVAGADPTAELVASVDPTVWPWIAVVGGVLVLLAAIAALVTGSRWPGSSRRYSTTRLAEADGGHGIADGADGAAAETSSDAERALPETDARRRASDRAVDAWDELSRGDDPTDELSEASAKDADRDGRESPTEPSR, from the coding sequence GTGAGCGGCTCGCGGCTGAAGTCGCTCACGCTGCTCGTCGCGCTCGTCGGCGCCGGGCTGGCCCTGCTCGCGTGGAGCCAGACCTGGTTCGAACTGCGCATCGTCGACCCGGTGACGCAGGGCGGCGGCGAACCGATCGAGGTGGGCGGAGGCGTCGCCTCGCCGGCACTCGCGGCGCTCGGGCTCGCGGGCCTCGCCATGGTCGCGGCGCTCGCGATCGCCGGCCCCTTCATCCGCGTCGTCCTCGCGGTGATCCAGGCGCTCCTCGGCGGTTCGATCGTGCTCGCCAGCGGCCTTGCGATCGGCGACCCCGTGAAGGCGGTCGCGCCCTCCGTGACGGATGCGACGGGCGTCGCGGGTGCCGACCCGACGGCGGAGCTCGTGGCATCCGTCGACCCCACCGTCTGGCCATGGATCGCGGTCGTCGGCGGCGTGCTCGTCCTGCTCGCGGCGATCGCCGCCCTCGTGACCGGCTCGCGGTGGCCCGGCTCGTCGCGCCGCTACTCGACCACGCGGCTCGCCGAGGCCGACGGCGGTCACGGCATCGCCGACGGCGCCGACGGTGCTGCTGCTGAGACATCCTCCGACGCGGAGCGCGCCCTGCCCGAGACCGATGCCCGACGCCGGGCCTCCGACCGGGCCGTCGACGCGTGGGACGAGCTCAGCCGCGGCGACGACCCCACCGACGAGCTCTCCGAGGCATCAGCCAAGGATGCCGACCGCGACGGGCGTGAGAGCCCGACCGAACCCAGCCGCTAG
- a CDS encoding DUF6704 family protein: MSTETAEPGHGHSPAAWTAVVIMLVGFTMGTFAFWFEVVWLVWASAGIVLVGLLVGWLLARSGYGVGGDKVAAKAH, from the coding sequence ATGAGCACTGAGACCGCAGAGCCCGGCCACGGACACTCGCCCGCGGCATGGACCGCCGTCGTCATCATGCTCGTCGGCTTCACGATGGGCACCTTCGCCTTCTGGTTCGAGGTCGTGTGGCTGGTCTGGGCCTCGGCCGGCATCGTCCTGGTCGGACTGCTCGTCGGCTGGCTGCTCGCGCGCTCCGGCTACGGCGTCGGCGGCGACAAGGTCGCTGCGAAGGCGCACTGA
- the trpC gene encoding indole-3-glycerol phosphate synthase TrpC — translation MLADLTANSVADALARREHRSLDLVERAAIDRAPALDALTVLRPASHVKVIAEIKRASPSRGSLASIEDPAELARIYELGGASAISVLTEGRKFKGSLDDLEAVRAAVSIPVLRKDFIATPYQVFEARAAGADLVLLIVAALDDAMLQELFELITSLGMTPLVETHSADELERAKAVGARLIGVNARDLSTFELDRDLFGRLADRFPSDAIRVAESAVLSAADVAHYRAGGADVVLVGEALVTGDPMANLSAFLAV, via the coding sequence GTGCTCGCCGATCTGACGGCGAACTCCGTCGCCGACGCTCTCGCGCGCCGTGAGCACCGGTCGCTCGACCTCGTCGAGCGTGCCGCGATCGATCGTGCGCCCGCCCTCGACGCGCTGACGGTGCTCCGGCCCGCCTCGCACGTGAAGGTCATCGCCGAGATCAAGCGAGCGAGCCCGTCGCGCGGTTCCCTCGCGAGCATCGAGGATCCGGCCGAACTCGCACGGATCTACGAACTCGGCGGCGCGAGCGCGATCAGCGTGCTCACCGAGGGCCGCAAGTTCAAGGGCTCGCTCGACGACCTCGAGGCCGTTCGCGCGGCCGTGTCGATCCCCGTGCTCCGCAAGGACTTCATCGCGACGCCGTACCAGGTGTTCGAGGCCCGGGCGGCCGGTGCCGACCTGGTGCTGCTCATCGTCGCGGCCCTCGACGACGCCATGCTTCAGGAGCTGTTCGAGCTCATCACCTCGCTCGGCATGACGCCGCTGGTCGAGACCCACTCGGCCGACGAGCTCGAGCGTGCGAAGGCGGTGGGCGCGCGCCTCATCGGCGTCAACGCCCGCGACCTCTCGACCTTCGAGCTCGATCGCGACCTCTTCGGGCGGCTCGCCGACCGATTCCCCTCAGATGCCATCCGCGTCGCCGAGTCCGCGGTGCTCTCCGCGGCGGATGTCGCGCACTACCGTGCGGGCGGCGCCGACGTCGTCCTCGTGGGCGAGGCGCTCGTCACGGGCGACCCGATGGCCAACCTCTCAGCTTTCCTGGCGGTGTGA
- the trpB gene encoding tryptophan synthase subunit beta, which yields MALRAQTGPYFGDFGGRFVPESLIAALDQLGEAYDLAKLDPAFAEELAELGRSYTGRPSIITEVPRFAKHAGDARIILKREDLNHTGSHKINNVLGQALLTKRIGKTRVIAETGAGQHGVATATAAALFDLDCTIYMGEVDTERQALNVARMRLLGAEVIAVKTGSRTLKDAINDAMRDWVTNVETTNYIFGTVAGPHPFPEMVRDFQKIIGEEARQQVLDLTGELPTAVVACVGGGSNAIGLFHAFLDDTDVKIVGFEAGGEGVDTPRHAATISKGRPGVLHGARSYMLQDDDGQTIESHSISAGLDYPGVGPEHSWLSAIGRAEYRPVTDDAAMQALRLLTRTEGIIPAIESAHALAGALELGRELGPDATILVNLSGRGDKDMDTAAKYFELYDQEDAK from the coding sequence ATGGCGCTCAGAGCGCAGACCGGTCCGTACTTCGGCGACTTCGGTGGGCGCTTCGTGCCCGAATCCCTCATCGCCGCCCTCGATCAGCTCGGCGAGGCGTACGACCTCGCGAAGCTCGATCCGGCGTTCGCCGAGGAGCTCGCCGAACTCGGTCGCAGCTACACGGGTCGCCCGTCGATCATCACCGAGGTGCCGCGCTTCGCGAAGCACGCCGGAGATGCGCGCATCATCCTGAAGCGCGAAGACCTGAACCACACCGGCTCGCACAAGATCAACAACGTGCTGGGGCAGGCCCTGCTCACCAAGCGCATCGGCAAGACGCGCGTGATCGCCGAGACCGGTGCGGGCCAGCACGGCGTCGCCACCGCCACGGCGGCCGCGCTGTTCGACCTCGACTGCACGATCTACATGGGCGAGGTCGACACCGAGCGCCAGGCGTTGAACGTGGCGCGTATGCGCCTGCTCGGCGCCGAGGTCATCGCCGTCAAGACCGGGTCGCGCACCCTGAAGGACGCGATCAACGACGCGATGCGCGACTGGGTCACGAACGTCGAGACCACCAACTACATCTTCGGCACGGTCGCCGGCCCCCATCCGTTCCCCGAGATGGTGCGCGACTTCCAGAAGATCATCGGCGAAGAGGCGCGCCAGCAGGTGCTCGACCTCACCGGCGAGCTGCCGACCGCCGTCGTCGCCTGCGTCGGCGGCGGCTCGAACGCCATCGGGCTCTTCCACGCCTTCCTCGACGACACCGACGTGAAGATCGTCGGCTTCGAGGCCGGTGGCGAGGGCGTCGACACGCCCCGGCATGCCGCGACCATCAGCAAGGGCCGCCCGGGCGTCCTGCACGGCGCGCGCAGCTACATGCTGCAGGACGACGACGGCCAGACCATCGAGTCGCACTCGATCTCGGCCGGCCTCGACTACCCGGGCGTCGGCCCGGAGCACTCGTGGCTCTCGGCGATCGGCCGCGCCGAGTACCGACCCGTGACCGACGATGCCGCCATGCAGGCGCTCCGCCTGCTCACGCGCACCGAGGGCATCATCCCCGCCATCGAATCCGCGCACGCCCTCGCCGGCGCGCTCGAGCTCGGTCGGGAGCTCGGCCCCGACGCGACCATCCTCGTGAACCTCTCCGGTCGTGGCGACAAGGACATGGACACCGCGGCGAAGTACTTCGAGCTCTACGACCAGGAGGACGCCAAGTGA
- the trpA gene encoding tryptophan synthase subunit alpha — MRTVAPVIRRRNDEANGALIGYLPVGFPTLDESVEAAVALVENGVDVLELGLPYSDPVMDGPVIQAATQQALANGFRLSHGFEAVRRVTERVDAPVLLMTYWNPVVQYGVDRFADDLAAAGGAGLITPDLIPDEGADWIAASERTGLDRVFLAAPTSTDERLVRTIEASRGFVYAVSTMGITGARSDVDAAARTLVTRLGEAGAEASCVGVGISTAAQVAEVLEYAQGAIVGSALVKALAEGGVAAAGALAADLARGTRSH; from the coding sequence GTGAGAACGGTCGCCCCCGTCATCCGTCGCCGCAACGACGAGGCGAACGGCGCGCTCATCGGCTACCTGCCCGTCGGGTTCCCCACGCTCGACGAGAGCGTCGAAGCTGCGGTCGCCCTGGTCGAGAACGGCGTCGACGTGCTCGAGCTCGGCCTGCCGTACTCCGACCCCGTCATGGACGGGCCGGTCATCCAGGCCGCGACCCAGCAGGCCCTCGCGAACGGGTTCCGGCTCTCGCACGGCTTCGAGGCCGTGCGTCGGGTCACCGAGCGCGTCGACGCCCCGGTGCTGCTCATGACCTACTGGAACCCCGTCGTGCAGTACGGCGTCGACCGGTTCGCCGACGACCTCGCCGCAGCCGGGGGAGCGGGCCTCATCACCCCCGACCTCATTCCCGACGAGGGGGCCGACTGGATCGCCGCCTCCGAGCGCACGGGACTCGACCGCGTCTTCCTGGCCGCTCCCACCTCGACCGACGAGCGCCTCGTGCGCACGATCGAGGCGAGCCGCGGGTTCGTCTACGCGGTCTCGACCATGGGCATCACGGGTGCCCGATCGGATGTCGACGCCGCCGCCCGCACGCTGGTCACCCGTCTGGGCGAGGCCGGCGCCGAGGCGAGCTGCGTGGGCGTCGGCATCTCCACGGCCGCCCAGGTGGCCGAGGTGCTCGAGTACGCGCAGGGCGCGATCGTCGGGTCGGCACTGGTCAAGGCGCTGGCCGAGGGCGGCGTCGCCGCTGCCGGTGCGCTGGCCGCCGACCTCGCACGCGGCACACGTTCGCACTGA
- the lgt gene encoding prolipoprotein diacylglyceryl transferase codes for MIAPLSIPSPSPEWQSFQVGPFTIHMYAICILVGIILAVIVTSRRLTKRGAEPGVVLDIALWAVPLGIIGARFYHVLTHPGDYFYEGANIWNPFEPGAIWNIWEGGNAIYGALLGGAVGVLIGCRLTGIRFLSFADALAPGLLLAQAAGRLGNWFNHELFGAPTDLPWGLEISSDNAAFPAGLADGTLFHPTFLYEIVWNLAGVAVILLLERSFNMRWGRAFAVYLIWYGLGRSFLESIRLDPSEMFLGIRANVWASFAAILVGVILLIVQHRRHTGSEPTPYVAGREWKRPDPALDSDIESDSDSLDNVVESENTEGETAATSTHRSTTP; via the coding sequence GTGATCGCACCGCTGAGCATTCCCAGCCCGAGTCCCGAGTGGCAGTCCTTCCAGGTGGGTCCGTTCACGATCCACATGTACGCGATCTGCATCCTCGTGGGCATCATCCTGGCGGTCATCGTCACGTCGCGACGGTTGACCAAGCGCGGTGCCGAGCCCGGAGTCGTCCTCGACATCGCCCTCTGGGCCGTGCCGCTCGGCATCATCGGTGCCCGGTTCTACCACGTGCTCACCCACCCCGGCGACTACTTCTACGAGGGTGCCAACATCTGGAACCCGTTCGAGCCCGGCGCGATCTGGAACATCTGGGAGGGCGGCAACGCCATCTACGGCGCGCTCCTCGGCGGAGCGGTCGGTGTGCTCATCGGCTGCCGCCTCACCGGCATCCGCTTCCTCTCCTTCGCCGACGCGCTCGCTCCCGGCCTGCTGCTGGCACAGGCCGCCGGACGACTCGGCAACTGGTTCAACCACGAGCTCTTCGGCGCCCCCACCGACCTGCCGTGGGGACTCGAGATCTCCTCCGACAACGCCGCCTTCCCGGCCGGGCTCGCCGACGGCACGCTGTTCCACCCCACCTTCCTCTACGAGATCGTCTGGAACCTCGCGGGCGTCGCCGTCATCCTGCTGCTGGAGCGCTCGTTCAACATGCGCTGGGGCCGCGCCTTCGCCGTGTACCTCATCTGGTACGGGCTCGGCCGCTCGTTCCTCGAGTCGATCCGACTCGACCCGAGCGAGATGTTCCTCGGCATCCGGGCCAACGTGTGGGCGTCGTTCGCCGCCATCCTCGTCGGCGTGATCCTGCTCATCGTGCAGCACCGCCGGCACACCGGCTCGGAGCCCACGCCCTACGTCGCCGGCCGTGAGTGGAAGCGTCCTGACCCTGCGCTAGACTCGGACATTGAGTCCGACTCCGACTCTCTCGACAACGTGGTCGAGAGTGAGAACACCGAGGGCGAGACCGCGGCCACAAGCACGCACCGGTCCACCA